In bacterium, the following are encoded in one genomic region:
- a CDS encoding DUF2179 domain-containing protein — protein sequence MELLINALVIFGLRICDVSLGTLRTLFTVQGKKVLAPIIGVFESLIWVIAIKEVFAHLDNPWNIAGYAGGFATGTLFGILLEQKLAIGFHQIYVISKHRTDQIADVLRQNLFGVTIIPGEGGTGGMAIITSMIKRSRLREFQKLVDGVDSDAFISIQNAMLYRGFLHGARK from the coding sequence ATGGAACTGCTCATCAACGCACTCGTCATTTTCGGACTGCGCATTTGTGACGTATCGCTCGGCACACTTCGTACCCTGTTTACCGTGCAGGGGAAGAAGGTCCTTGCGCCGATTATCGGGGTGTTCGAGTCCCTGATCTGGGTTATCGCGATCAAGGAAGTGTTCGCGCATCTCGACAATCCCTGGAATATCGCCGGGTACGCCGGCGGATTCGCAACGGGCACGCTGTTCGGCATTCTGCTCGAACAGAAACTCGCCATCGGTTTCCACCAGATATACGTGATCTCGAAACACAGGACGGACCAGATTGCCGATGTGCTCCGTCAGAATCTTTTCGGTGTCACCATCATTCCCGGTGAGGGTGGAACAGGCGGTATGGCCATCATCACATCGATGATCAAGCGCAGCCGCCTGCGTGAATTTCAGAAGCTGGTCGATGGCGTAGACAGCGACGCCTTCATTTCCATTCAAAACGCCATGCTGTACCGCGGCTTTCTCCATGGCGCACGCAAATAA
- a CDS encoding superoxide dismutase, whose protein sequence is MKTGAAALGATLLTPYAGFSSPIERNGAPLFSLATDASGDYILPMLPYAYNALEPYIDEQTMRLHHDIHHNGYVKGLNSTLRAMKAARESGDYDLIDRLAQKAAFHGSGHILHTIFWLNMISADKSGQPSGMLKTQLEKDFGGVAPFIKQFTTTAKKVEGSGWGILAWEPLGRRLIVLQAEKHQNLTQWGAIPLLVIDVWEHAYYLKYQNKRGDYVDNFMKIVNWENVAQRLERAMG, encoded by the coding sequence ATGAAAACCGGAGCTGCGGCGCTCGGCGCCACACTGCTCACCCCGTATGCCGGGTTCTCTTCACCCATTGAGCGCAACGGTGCCCCGCTCTTTTCGCTCGCCACGGATGCATCCGGCGACTACATCCTTCCGATGCTTCCATATGCCTACAACGCACTGGAGCCGTATATCGACGAGCAGACCATGCGCCTTCATCACGACATTCACCACAACGGCTACGTGAAGGGCCTGAACAGCACACTCCGCGCAATGAAGGCCGCACGTGAAAGCGGCGACTACGATCTGATTGATCGCCTCGCGCAGAAGGCGGCATTTCATGGTTCAGGACACATCCTGCATACGATTTTCTGGCTAAACATGATCAGCGCCGACAAAAGCGGTCAGCCCTCGGGGATGCTCAAAACACAGCTCGAAAAAGATTTCGGCGGCGTTGCCCCGTTCATCAAACAATTCACCACCACCGCGAAAAAAGTTGAGGGCTCAGGCTGGGGCATCCTGGCCTGGGAACCGCTCGGACGACGCCTGATTGTTCTGCAGGCCGAAAAGCATCAGAACCTCACGCAGTGGGGAGCCATCCCTCTGCTCGTCATCGATGTATGGGAGCACGCCTATTACCTCAAATACCAGAACAAGCGCGGCGACTACGTTGACAACTTCATGAAAATCGTCAACTGGGAAAACGTCGCCCAGCGCCTCGAACGCGCAATGGGTTGA
- a CDS encoding dicarboxylate/amino acid:cation symporter yields the protein MRIPKLPLHIQILLGLILGAVFGLIFAVNQHLLILEFTSDGAPREVEMQDWDECTLSQGGTEHRLAAGDQAEILHLFHQMKKKGDVDVIVRKGERVRVYEKVLSMRKEQTIATVIKPLGDIFIRLLMMIAIPLVFASLLVGVSSLHDVTKMARIGGKTIAYYLVTTALAISIGLAFGNVLRPGAQMDSMARDRLMAAYQEDAVTKIEQNISVDLLDYIVKLVPKNVVHALASAEMLQIIFFALLLGITLLFIDREKAERVIGFFDAISDAMIKMVDFVMLIAPYAVFALIAATIAEFGFGILQTLLWYIVAVVGGLAVQTFIVYPLLLKLLARDVPLGRFLRELRPAQLVAFTTSSSAATLPVTMECCENVGAPKSVTSFVLPLGATINMDGTALYQGVAAVFIAQVFGMDLSLTQQLTVVLTATLASIGTAPVPGVGIIMLIIVLRSVGIPETGIALILGVDRILDMCRTITNVTSDATATMIVSSTEKVFTPR from the coding sequence ATGCGCATTCCCAAACTCCCATTGCATATTCAGATTCTCCTGGGACTGATTCTCGGGGCCGTGTTCGGTCTGATATTTGCCGTGAACCAGCATCTTCTGATCCTCGAATTCACGTCGGATGGCGCACCTCGTGAAGTGGAAATGCAGGACTGGGATGAATGCACGCTTTCGCAGGGGGGAACCGAACACCGGCTTGCAGCAGGGGACCAGGCGGAAATTCTGCACCTTTTTCACCAGATGAAGAAGAAAGGTGATGTCGATGTCATCGTAAGGAAAGGGGAGCGTGTCCGTGTATACGAGAAGGTGCTGTCCATGCGCAAGGAGCAGACCATCGCCACGGTCATCAAGCCGCTTGGAGACATTTTCATTCGCCTGCTCATGATGATCGCCATCCCCCTCGTATTCGCCTCACTGCTCGTGGGCGTTTCCAGCCTGCATGACGTTACAAAAATGGCGCGCATTGGCGGGAAGACCATCGCGTACTACCTGGTCACCACGGCGCTCGCCATCAGTATCGGACTCGCGTTCGGGAATGTCCTTCGTCCCGGGGCGCAAATGGACAGTATGGCCCGTGACCGCCTCATGGCTGCCTATCAGGAGGACGCGGTCACCAAGATTGAACAGAATATTTCGGTAGACCTGCTGGACTACATCGTTAAACTCGTCCCTAAAAATGTCGTGCATGCACTCGCCAGCGCGGAGATGCTTCAGATCATTTTTTTCGCCCTGCTGCTGGGCATTACTCTGCTCTTTATCGACAGGGAAAAGGCGGAGCGTGTCATCGGCTTCTTCGATGCCATCAGCGATGCCATGATTAAAATGGTTGATTTCGTCATGCTCATCGCCCCGTATGCCGTGTTTGCGCTCATTGCGGCGACTATCGCGGAATTCGGATTCGGCATCCTGCAGACACTGCTCTGGTATATCGTGGCGGTGGTCGGCGGACTGGCGGTGCAGACCTTCATCGTGTACCCGCTGCTGCTGAAGCTGCTTGCGCGTGATGTCCCGCTCGGACGCTTCCTGCGTGAACTGCGTCCCGCCCAGCTCGTGGCGTTCACCACCAGCAGTTCGGCCGCGACGCTGCCCGTGACCATGGAGTGCTGTGAAAACGTCGGCGCGCCCAAATCCGTCACCAGCTTCGTTCTGCCTCTTGGCGCGACCATCAACATGGACGGCACGGCACTTTACCAGGGCGTGGCCGCGGTATTCATCGCCCAGGTATTCGGCATGGACCTTTCCCTCACCCAGCAGCTTACCGTTGTGCTTACCGCTACCCTGGCTTCCATCGGCACCGCCCCGGTGCCCGGCGTCGGCATCATCATGCTCATCATCGTGCTGCGCTCCGTCGGTATCCCGGAAACCGGCATCGCCCTCATCCTCGGTGTCGATCGCATCCTCGATATGTGCCGCACCATCACCAACGTCACCTCCGACGCCACTGCCACCATGATCGTCTCCAGTACCGAAAAAGTCTTCACCCCCCGGTGA
- the amrS gene encoding AmmeMemoRadiSam system radical SAM enzyme, whose amino-acid sequence MTANTPTKYWHATDDGRIQCDLCPRACVLREGQRGLCYVRMNENASIVLTTWGRSSGFCVDPIEKKPLNHFYPGSAVLSFGTAGCNLTCRFCQNWDISKSRQMSRLADQATPEAIAASAQREGCRSVAYTYNDPVIFHEYAIDTAIACAERDVYSVAVTAGYVCDVPRQEFYQHMHAANVDLKGFSDSFYHSLCSARLEPVLDTLRYIALETDVWLEITTLLIPGENDSDAELDAMTQWIARELGPAVPLHFTAFHPDWKMRDVASTPVDTLHRARAHGKRNGLQHVYTGNVYDPEGGKTYCQACGEVLIGRDRYALTHWGLDQQGQCSSCGTRCAGRFDAVPGTWGARRKPL is encoded by the coding sequence CTGACAGCGAATACACCGACGAAATACTGGCACGCGACGGACGATGGTCGCATTCAATGCGACCTTTGTCCACGCGCCTGTGTGCTGCGTGAAGGACAGCGCGGTCTGTGCTACGTGCGCATGAACGAGAATGCTTCGATCGTCCTCACCACCTGGGGACGATCGAGCGGTTTCTGCGTCGATCCGATCGAGAAGAAGCCTCTGAACCATTTCTACCCGGGCAGTGCGGTCCTTTCGTTCGGGACGGCGGGCTGCAACCTCACCTGCCGTTTCTGCCAGAACTGGGATATCAGCAAATCCCGCCAGATGTCGCGTCTCGCCGACCAGGCCACGCCTGAGGCTATTGCTGCGTCTGCACAGCGTGAAGGCTGCCGCAGCGTCGCCTATACCTACAACGATCCGGTGATATTTCATGAGTATGCCATTGACACCGCCATCGCCTGTGCCGAGCGGGATGTGTATTCGGTGGCGGTGACGGCGGGATATGTCTGCGATGTGCCGCGGCAGGAATTCTATCAGCATATGCATGCAGCGAATGTGGATCTGAAGGGCTTTTCCGATTCTTTCTACCATTCACTTTGCAGTGCGCGCCTCGAACCCGTACTCGACACGCTGCGCTATATCGCACTCGAGACGGATGTCTGGCTGGAAATCACCACGCTGCTCATCCCCGGGGAGAACGACAGCGATGCCGAGCTCGATGCCATGACGCAGTGGATCGCCCGGGAACTCGGTCCCGCCGTGCCCCTGCATTTTACCGCCTTTCACCCGGACTGGAAGATGCGCGACGTCGCTTCCACCCCTGTCGATACCCTGCACCGCGCACGTGCGCATGGGAAGCGCAACGGACTGCAGCATGTGTACACGGGCAATGTCTATGATCCGGAAGGGGGAAAGACCTACTGTCAGGCATGCGGTGAAGTGCTGATTGGACGCGACCGCTATGCGCTCACGCACTGGGGTCTGGATCAACAGGGACAGTGCAGCAGCTGCGGCACGCGATGCGCGGGTCGCTTCGACGCCGTTCCGGGCACATGGGGCGCGCGGCGGAAACCGTTGTAG